One Thermoflexus sp. genomic region harbors:
- a CDS encoding DUF1786 domain-containing protein → MKILCVDIGTGTQDILLYDSRRELENAYQLIMPSPTIRVAQAIRQATRERRPVLLTGVTMGGGPCQWAVEDHLRAGLPVYATPEAARTFNDDLDAVQAMGVRIIGEEEAARMDEQAVRLVLRDFDWDALRQAFEAFDVPLRPDGIAVAVFDHGAAPPGYSDRKFRFDYLARQLSEHRDLTVFAHRGEEIPPALTRLQAVVRTVREVFDGPVVGMDTAPAAVLGATLDPRVAAWRQCLVVNVGNFHTLAFRLREGRVEGLFEHHTGFLDGEKLDRLLSRLAEGALDFEEVFGDMGHGALMFERTPMDPEGIAVVGPRRGLLRGSRHPVYFAVPYGDMMLAGCFGLLRAFAALYPEFAPMIMESLQGSPRPAPWDVEQQDG, encoded by the coding sequence TTGAAGATCCTTTGTGTGGATATCGGGACAGGGACCCAGGACATCCTGCTCTACGATAGCCGGAGGGAGCTGGAGAACGCCTATCAGCTGATCATGCCCTCGCCCACGATCCGGGTCGCTCAGGCGATCCGCCAGGCGACCCGGGAGCGGCGGCCCGTTCTCCTCACCGGCGTTACGATGGGGGGAGGCCCATGCCAGTGGGCCGTGGAGGACCACCTCCGGGCGGGCCTTCCGGTGTATGCGACGCCCGAGGCGGCGCGCACATTCAACGATGACCTAGACGCGGTGCAGGCCATGGGGGTGCGGATCATTGGGGAGGAAGAAGCCGCCCGCATGGACGAGCAGGCGGTCCGCCTGGTGTTGCGGGATTTCGATTGGGATGCGCTGCGGCAGGCTTTTGAAGCCTTCGATGTCCCCCTTCGGCCCGATGGGATCGCGGTGGCGGTCTTCGATCACGGCGCGGCGCCCCCTGGATATTCCGATCGGAAGTTCCGGTTCGACTATCTCGCCCGGCAGCTTTCCGAGCATCGGGATCTCACAGTTTTCGCCCATCGAGGGGAGGAGATCCCTCCCGCCCTGACCCGATTGCAGGCAGTGGTGCGCACCGTTCGGGAGGTCTTCGATGGGCCGGTGGTGGGGATGGATACAGCTCCCGCGGCGGTCCTGGGGGCGACCCTGGATCCCCGGGTGGCGGCCTGGCGGCAATGCCTCGTTGTCAATGTGGGGAATTTCCACACCCTCGCCTTTCGCTTGCGGGAGGGGCGGGTGGAGGGACTTTTCGAGCACCACACGGGCTTTCTGGATGGGGAGAAGCTGGATCGCCTGCTGAGCCGGCTGGCGGAAGGCGCGCTGGATTTTGAGGAAGTGTTTGGAGATATGGGCCATGGGGCGCTGATGTTCGAGAGGACGCCGATGGATCCGGAAGGGATAGCGGTTGTGGGGCCTCGCCGCGGGCTGCTGCGGGGGTCCCGCCATCCGGTTTACTTCGCCGTTCCCTATGGGGATATGATGCTGGCTGGCTGCTTCGGGCTGTTGCGGGCCTTCGCCGCTCTCTACCCGGAGTTCGCCCCAATGATTATGGAATCCCTCCAGGGCTCCCCCCGTCCTGCTCCGTGGGATGTGGAACAGCAAGATGGATGA
- a CDS encoding HIT family protein — MSCAFCRILRGEAPAFMVLEDERSAAFLDQRPLFPGHCLLIPRDHYETLIDLPPELVGPLFQNARLLARAVEVGLGAEGSFVAINNRVSQSVPHLHIHIVPRRKGDGLRGFFWPRQRYASEAEMAEIARKLREAIDRLRERER, encoded by the coding sequence ATGAGCTGCGCCTTCTGCCGGATCCTTCGCGGTGAGGCCCCTGCCTTCATGGTGCTGGAGGATGAACGCTCCGCGGCCTTCCTGGACCAGCGTCCCCTGTTCCCGGGGCATTGTCTTCTGATCCCGCGGGATCATTATGAGACCCTGATCGATTTACCGCCGGAACTGGTGGGGCCGCTGTTCCAGAACGCCCGCCTCCTGGCCCGGGCGGTGGAAGTCGGGCTGGGAGCGGAGGGGTCCTTCGTGGCCATCAACAACCGGGTGAGCCAGAGCGTGCCCCATCTGCACATCCACATCGTCCCCCGGCGAAAAGGGGATGGGCTGAGGGGGTTTTTCTGGCCCCGGCAGCGTTACGCCAGCGAGGCCGAGATGGCCGAGATCGCCCGAAAGCTGCGCGAGGCGATCGATCGGCTGCGGGAGAGGGAACGTTGA
- a CDS encoding LOG family protein, translating into MRQRMISVFGSSAPPPESADYQIARELGRRLAQAGFVVVSGGYRGTMEAVSRGAKEAGGRTIGVTVDRFDRWGLKANPYLDVEIKFPTLFQRLHYLVTTGDALIALPGGIGTLSEMALAWSLLQTGELPPRPFLLLGSRWRRLLEAYLDPFYIREEDAAIPQLVETPEEAIATLEARLERPVERISRPWG; encoded by the coding sequence ATGCGGCAGCGGATGATCTCGGTCTTCGGCAGCAGCGCTCCACCCCCGGAATCCGCCGATTATCAGATCGCTCGAGAGCTCGGTCGCCGGCTGGCCCAGGCCGGGTTCGTGGTGGTGAGCGGCGGATATCGCGGGACGATGGAGGCAGTGAGCCGCGGGGCGAAGGAGGCCGGCGGTCGGACCATCGGGGTGACGGTGGATCGGTTCGATCGCTGGGGCCTGAAAGCCAATCCTTACCTGGATGTGGAGATCAAATTCCCCACTCTCTTTCAGCGCCTTCACTATCTGGTCACCACCGGCGATGCGCTGATCGCCCTCCCCGGGGGCATCGGCACCCTAAGCGAGATGGCGCTGGCCTGGAGCCTTCTGCAAACCGGTGAGCTTCCTCCCCGGCCGTTTCTGCTTCTGGGCTCCCGATGGCGCCGCTTGCTGGAAGCGTATCTGGATCCGTTTTACATCCGGGAGGAGGATGCGGCGATCCCGCAGCTGGTGGAGACGCCGGAGGAAGCCATCGCGACATTGGAGGCCCGGCTGGAACGCCCGGTGGAGCGGATCTCCCGTCCATGGGGTTGA
- a CDS encoding dolichyl-phosphate beta-glucosyltransferase — MSRSIRVDVVIPVYNEERDLEPSVHKLRAFLREHCPYRWRIVIADNASVDRTPEIGQRLAAQWPDEVRYIRLNRKGRGRALRKAWLESDADVMAYMDVDLSTDLSAFMPLIQPLVEGRYHIATGNRLHPQSRITRSLKRELISRIYNFIVWLLFPHRRFQDAQCGFKAITRQAARELIPLVANQSWFFDTELLLRAEQRGYTIWEVPVIWREDPDTRVKIVRTALEDLRGLWRVRRTPHPLPIYTDPEADYPD, encoded by the coding sequence ATGAGCCGGTCCATACGGGTGGATGTGGTGATTCCGGTTTACAACGAGGAGCGGGACCTGGAGCCCAGTGTTCACAAATTGCGCGCTTTTCTGCGAGAGCACTGTCCGTATCGCTGGCGGATTGTGATCGCCGACAACGCCTCGGTGGATCGCACGCCGGAGATCGGGCAGCGGCTGGCCGCACAATGGCCCGATGAGGTGCGCTATATCCGGCTGAACCGCAAGGGGCGGGGGCGGGCGCTGCGCAAGGCCTGGCTGGAGAGCGATGCCGATGTGATGGCCTATATGGATGTCGATCTCTCCACTGACCTCAGCGCCTTCATGCCCCTGATCCAGCCTCTGGTCGAAGGGCGCTATCACATCGCGACTGGGAACCGGTTACACCCCCAATCCCGGATCACGCGCTCGCTCAAACGCGAGCTGATCTCCCGCATTTATAACTTCATCGTCTGGTTGCTTTTCCCCCACCGGCGTTTTCAGGACGCCCAGTGTGGGTTCAAGGCCATCACCCGCCAGGCGGCCCGCGAGTTGATCCCCCTGGTGGCCAATCAGTCGTGGTTCTTCGACACGGAGTTGTTGTTGCGGGCAGAACAACGGGGTTACACGATATGGGAGGTCCCGGTGATCTGGCGGGAGGATCCGGATACCCGGGTGAAGATCGTGCGCACCGCCCTGGAGGATCTGCGAGGCCTGTGGCGGGTTCGACGGACCCCCCATCCCCTCCCCATCTATACAGATCCGGAAGCGGATTATCCGGATTAA
- a CDS encoding FAD-binding oxidoreductase produces the protein MDLTTRYSLNGSVPSIVRQPQTVEEVAETLREAARSGWAVVPWGSGAHQGIGHAPTRYDLALDLIRLSRVLRHRPANLTIRVEAGIRLADLNAMLAEHGQWLPLDPPFGNRATIGGILATGLSGPLRARYGSARDLLIGIRVALADGTLIQGGGEVVKNVAGYDLPKLFHGALGTLGVIVEAAFKLWPRPRAEATWVFSFPRVEAALPLTLGMLRHPGFPLAVEVLNARAWEILREEIELPADPGARVWVLVRAGGWPAQVERIGRDAVAAASGARARDRLPEETASALWARVPSVAVLPTPAPVGALGVRLGLLPSQLTEGAAALEALEEIPVLWRAHGTLGLIYAEGHGPLETLLRWAQALRSFALAHRGHFMILGGPEGIKQTLGLWAPLRPEVEVMRRIKAQLDPEGRLNPGRLGWA, from the coding sequence GTGGATCTAACCACCCGTTATTCCCTGAACGGTTCGGTCCCTTCGATCGTGCGGCAACCGCAAACCGTGGAGGAGGTCGCGGAGACCCTTCGGGAGGCAGCCCGCTCGGGATGGGCGGTGGTGCCATGGGGGAGCGGCGCCCATCAGGGCATCGGCCACGCCCCGACTCGTTACGACCTCGCCCTGGATCTCATCCGGCTCTCCCGGGTCCTGCGCCATCGCCCGGCCAATCTCACCATCCGGGTGGAAGCCGGGATCCGCCTTGCCGATCTCAACGCGATGCTGGCCGAACACGGCCAGTGGCTTCCCCTCGATCCGCCCTTTGGGAATCGGGCGACGATCGGCGGGATCCTGGCCACGGGCCTGAGCGGGCCGTTGCGGGCCCGCTACGGCTCGGCCCGGGATTTGCTGATCGGGATCCGGGTCGCCCTGGCCGATGGGACGCTCATCCAGGGCGGAGGCGAGGTGGTCAAGAACGTGGCCGGATATGACCTCCCGAAGCTGTTCCACGGCGCATTGGGGACGCTGGGGGTGATCGTGGAAGCGGCCTTCAAACTATGGCCGCGCCCCAGGGCGGAGGCCACGTGGGTGTTCAGCTTCCCCCGTGTAGAGGCCGCGCTGCCGCTGACCCTGGGCATGCTCCGCCACCCGGGCTTCCCCCTGGCGGTGGAGGTCCTGAACGCCCGGGCGTGGGAGATCCTGCGGGAAGAGATAGAACTCCCCGCGGATCCCGGAGCACGGGTCTGGGTGCTGGTGCGGGCCGGCGGATGGCCGGCGCAGGTTGAGCGGATCGGGCGGGACGCCGTGGCCGCGGCCTCCGGGGCCCGGGCGAGGGATCGCCTGCCGGAGGAAACCGCATCGGCCCTGTGGGCTCGCGTTCCCTCCGTCGCGGTCCTCCCCACCCCAGCGCCGGTGGGGGCGCTGGGCGTGCGCCTGGGGCTGCTGCCTTCCCAGCTAACGGAGGGCGCCGCGGCCCTGGAAGCTCTGGAAGAGATCCCGGTGCTCTGGCGAGCCCATGGGACCCTGGGCCTGATCTATGCGGAAGGCCATGGGCCGCTGGAGACCCTCCTCCGATGGGCGCAAGCGCTCCGCTCCTTCGCTCTCGCCCATAGGGGGCATTTCATGATCCTGGGTGGCCCGGAGGGGATCAAACAGACCCTGGGCCTGTGGGCCCCGCTCCGACCCGAGGTGGAGGTCATGCGCCGGATTAAAGCCCAGCTCGACCCGGAGGGCCGGCTGAACCCCGGGCGCCTGGGCTGGGCATAA
- a CDS encoding FAD-binding oxidoreductase: protein MKRAQVRQELVEIFGPRGVLWEDHHLLLYEYDASIDKGRPDFVVFPTSTEQVVAAVRIANRYGLPIVVRGAGTGLSGGAVADQGGLMIVTTRMRRILEIDPVNLRAVVQPGVVNIAVSQAAAAHGLYYAPDPSSQKACTIGGNIAENSGGPHCLAYGVTTNHVLGLEVVLPDGEVVEVGGAAFDWPGYDLTGLIVGSEGTLGIVTQAILRLMPAPEAVVTLLAVFDTVDQASEAVSAIIADGTIPGAIEMMDHTAIQAVESAKRCGYPMDAGAVLLIDVEGLPEGLEELAHHIARICEHFDAREVRIATDPAERERLWSGRKGAFGAMGRLAPSYYVQDGVVPRDQLPRVLRQIQEIGQRYGLTIANVFHAGDGNLHPLILFDERDPELTRRAVEAGAEIIRACVEAGGTLTGEHGVGLEKRDLMPLLFSPADLEAMARIKAAFNPENRLNPCKMFPSTKMCLETWSRRKARMTEPVRYRTTPPPAEMEELWI, encoded by the coding sequence GTGAAGCGAGCGCAGGTGCGGCAGGAGCTCGTGGAGATCTTCGGACCCCGCGGGGTGCTCTGGGAAGATCACCATCTCCTCCTCTACGAATACGATGCCTCCATCGATAAGGGACGCCCGGATTTCGTGGTCTTCCCCACTTCCACAGAACAGGTGGTCGCCGCCGTTCGGATCGCGAACCGCTACGGGCTGCCCATCGTGGTGCGGGGCGCCGGGACCGGGCTGAGCGGCGGCGCGGTGGCCGACCAGGGCGGCCTGATGATCGTCACCACGCGAATGCGCCGCATCCTGGAGATCGATCCGGTGAACCTGAGGGCCGTGGTGCAGCCCGGCGTGGTGAATATCGCGGTCTCCCAGGCGGCGGCGGCCCACGGCCTGTATTATGCCCCGGATCCCTCCAGCCAGAAGGCATGCACCATCGGTGGCAACATCGCGGAGAACTCTGGGGGGCCTCATTGTCTGGCCTATGGGGTGACGACCAACCATGTCCTGGGCCTGGAGGTGGTGCTGCCCGACGGCGAGGTGGTGGAGGTCGGCGGCGCCGCCTTCGACTGGCCGGGCTACGACCTCACCGGGCTGATCGTCGGTTCGGAAGGCACCTTGGGGATTGTTACCCAGGCGATCCTCCGCCTGATGCCGGCGCCCGAAGCGGTGGTCACCCTGCTGGCGGTCTTCGACACCGTGGACCAGGCCAGCGAGGCCGTATCCGCGATCATCGCCGACGGCACCATCCCGGGAGCCATCGAGATGATGGACCACACGGCGATCCAAGCCGTGGAGAGCGCCAAGCGCTGCGGTTACCCGATGGATGCCGGGGCCGTGTTGCTCATCGACGTCGAAGGGCTGCCGGAGGGCCTGGAGGAGCTCGCGCATCACATCGCCCGCATCTGCGAGCACTTCGACGCCCGGGAGGTTCGCATCGCCACGGACCCGGCCGAGCGAGAGCGCCTGTGGTCCGGCCGCAAGGGTGCCTTCGGGGCCATGGGCCGCCTCGCGCCCAGCTACTACGTTCAGGACGGCGTGGTGCCGCGGGATCAGCTGCCACGGGTCCTCCGTCAGATCCAGGAAATCGGGCAGCGCTATGGCCTCACCATCGCCAACGTCTTCCACGCGGGAGATGGAAACCTTCACCCGCTGATCCTCTTCGACGAGCGGGATCCGGAGCTCACCCGACGGGCCGTGGAGGCCGGAGCGGAGATCATCCGGGCCTGCGTAGAGGCCGGTGGAACCCTGACCGGCGAGCACGGGGTCGGGCTGGAGAAGCGGGATCTGATGCCCCTCCTCTTCTCGCCGGCGGACCTGGAGGCGATGGCCCGCATCAAGGCAGCCTTCAATCCCGAGAACCGCCTCAACCCCTGCAAGATGTTCCCTTCCACAAAAATGTGTCTGGAAACATGGAGCCGCCGCAAGGCCCGTATGACGGAGCCTGTTCGATATCGCACCACCCCGCCTCCTGCGGAGATGGAGGAGTTGTGGATCTAA
- a CDS encoding aldehyde ferredoxin oxidoreductase family protein, with the protein MERFGRLLRVNLSTGAIAQEEIPPSWIEGFIGGSALAARLLWERLQPEVDPLGPENPLLFITGPLTGTAGPAVGRFTVCARSPATGLWGESNCGGFWGPELRFAGYDALLIEGRAPEPVYLWIASGRAEIRPASHLWGHDPYTVQTIVRKEVGDPLARVAAIGLAGENQVPFALILCDHGRVAGRTGMGAVMGSKNLKAIAVRGSQPVPLARPEVFQTLRAQVNRALREDNLTRVFRETGTAGAAEYFELLGSMPKRYYGQGAWEGASRISGAAMAETILSGVSACHACVIACGRVVTIPEGPYARTKAKGPEYETIAAFGPNLLHDDLPTITHLGDLCDRYGLDSISMGNVLGLAYLLFEKGRITEQETGGLILRWGDVRPVETLIAQTARREGFGALLALGARGLGRAFGAEDLAVEVKGLEVPYHDPRGVAGMALSYATSPRGACHNQSDFFMVELGQSIEELGIPYLDRHQIEGKARYVAIHQDWRTVCNSLVLCYFANVAPRMVLALLNAAMGWDWDLPTMLEAGERGWQLKRAINGRLGATRADDRLPGRLLEPLADGGAAGFVPDLETMLREYYEVRGWDPETGQPTMETLQRLGLEFVAQAAP; encoded by the coding sequence ATGGAACGGTTCGGGCGATTGCTGCGGGTGAATCTTTCCACTGGCGCCATCGCGCAGGAGGAGATCCCTCCCTCCTGGATCGAGGGCTTCATCGGGGGAAGCGCTCTGGCGGCTCGCCTGCTATGGGAGCGCCTGCAGCCGGAGGTGGACCCCCTGGGCCCGGAGAACCCCCTGCTGTTCATCACGGGGCCCCTGACCGGAACGGCAGGGCCGGCGGTAGGACGGTTCACGGTATGCGCCCGTTCCCCCGCCACTGGCCTGTGGGGTGAATCCAACTGCGGTGGGTTCTGGGGGCCGGAGCTGCGGTTCGCGGGCTATGATGCGCTGCTGATCGAAGGACGTGCCCCGGAGCCAGTTTATCTGTGGATCGCTTCGGGACGGGCAGAGATCCGCCCCGCTTCTCATCTCTGGGGCCATGATCCCTATACCGTGCAGACGATCGTGCGGAAGGAGGTAGGGGACCCCCTCGCCCGGGTGGCGGCCATCGGCCTTGCGGGGGAGAACCAGGTTCCCTTCGCCCTGATCCTGTGCGATCACGGGCGAGTCGCGGGCCGCACCGGGATGGGAGCGGTGATGGGTTCCAAGAACTTAAAGGCCATTGCGGTGCGGGGATCTCAACCCGTGCCCCTGGCCCGCCCGGAAGTCTTCCAGACGCTGCGAGCCCAGGTCAACCGGGCGCTGCGGGAGGATAACCTGACCCGGGTGTTCCGGGAGACCGGAACAGCGGGCGCGGCGGAGTATTTCGAGTTGCTGGGGAGCATGCCCAAACGGTATTACGGGCAGGGGGCCTGGGAAGGGGCCTCCCGAATCAGCGGGGCGGCCATGGCCGAGACCATCCTTTCCGGGGTGTCGGCCTGCCATGCCTGTGTGATCGCTTGCGGGCGTGTGGTGACCATCCCCGAGGGCCCCTATGCCCGGACGAAGGCGAAGGGTCCGGAATATGAGACCATTGCGGCCTTCGGCCCGAACCTTCTCCATGATGATCTTCCGACGATCACGCACCTGGGGGATCTTTGCGATCGCTACGGCCTGGATTCGATCAGCATGGGGAACGTGCTGGGCCTGGCCTATTTGTTGTTCGAAAAAGGTCGGATCACGGAGCAGGAGACCGGCGGCCTCATCCTGCGCTGGGGTGATGTCCGGCCGGTGGAGACTCTGATTGCCCAGACGGCCCGGCGGGAGGGGTTCGGCGCGCTCCTGGCCCTGGGGGCGCGAGGGCTGGGACGGGCGTTCGGGGCGGAGGATCTGGCCGTCGAGGTGAAGGGCCTCGAGGTTCCCTATCACGATCCGCGGGGGGTTGCCGGGATGGCGTTGAGCTATGCGACTTCCCCGCGTGGGGCCTGCCATAACCAGAGCGATTTCTTCATGGTGGAATTGGGCCAGTCCATCGAGGAACTGGGCATCCCGTATCTGGACCGGCATCAGATCGAAGGGAAGGCGCGCTATGTGGCGATCCATCAGGACTGGCGCACGGTATGTAACAGCCTGGTGCTGTGTTATTTTGCGAACGTCGCCCCCCGCATGGTCCTCGCGCTGCTCAATGCCGCTATGGGCTGGGATTGGGATCTGCCCACGATGCTGGAGGCGGGGGAGCGGGGCTGGCAATTGAAGCGAGCGATCAACGGCCGTCTCGGCGCTACCCGGGCCGATGATCGGTTGCCCGGGCGTTTGCTGGAGCCCCTGGCCGATGGAGGGGCCGCGGGCTTCGTCCCGGATCTGGAGACGATGCTGCGGGAATATTATGAGGTCCGCGGATGGGACCCGGAGACGGGCCAGCCCACCATGGAAACCCTTCAGCGTTTGGGGCTGGAATTTGTCGCTCAGGCGGCCCCCTAA
- a CDS encoding NAD-dependent epimerase/dehydratase family protein has product MRVLVTGATGFLGRNLCPYLVERGHSVRALVRPSSDWRFLTERGVEIAFGDVQDPGSVHAALAGCDAVIHAAGYFRFWGPRDQYWAVNVIGTQNVVQAAERMGVQRFIHISTVAVVGRPRPGTVIDETYPCQPVDEYQRTKLEGERIVQEAAGRGLPAVILRPGAFYGPWGRYAFNRLFFEDFLKGLRLQVHGGRRYTFPIFVPDLCRVIEAALSQGRVGEIYNVADRSRQHREIYEIVARIAGVPAWRVNVPAVPMRTLAWIWTKLADLTGREPYYPLTLASYVFYDWKVSSEKAKRELGFEPTPFEEGARRTLEWYWSQGILPPPRRR; this is encoded by the coding sequence ATGCGCGTGCTGGTCACCGGGGCGACCGGCTTCCTGGGCCGGAACCTTTGTCCTTACCTGGTGGAACGGGGGCATTCCGTGCGCGCCCTGGTTCGACCGTCCTCGGACTGGAGGTTCCTGACGGAGCGGGGAGTCGAGATCGCCTTCGGCGATGTGCAGGATCCCGGCTCGGTTCATGCGGCCCTCGCCGGATGCGATGCGGTGATTCATGCCGCGGGCTACTTTCGGTTCTGGGGACCTCGGGATCAGTATTGGGCGGTGAATGTCATCGGGACCCAGAACGTGGTTCAGGCGGCGGAGCGGATGGGGGTTCAGCGGTTCATCCACATCTCGACGGTGGCGGTGGTCGGGCGGCCGCGCCCGGGGACCGTGATCGATGAAACCTATCCGTGCCAGCCTGTGGATGAATACCAGCGGACGAAGCTGGAAGGAGAGCGGATCGTTCAGGAGGCGGCCGGCAGAGGGCTTCCGGCTGTGATCTTACGGCCCGGGGCGTTTTATGGCCCGTGGGGACGTTATGCGTTCAACCGGCTCTTTTTTGAGGATTTCCTGAAGGGATTGCGCCTTCAGGTGCACGGCGGCCGTCGCTATACGTTTCCGATCTTCGTCCCGGATCTGTGCCGGGTCATCGAGGCTGCGCTGAGCCAGGGACGGGTAGGGGAGATCTACAACGTAGCGGATCGCAGCCGGCAGCATCGGGAGATCTACGAGATCGTAGCCCGCATCGCGGGAGTTCCCGCGTGGCGCGTGAACGTGCCGGCCGTGCCCATGCGAACGCTGGCATGGATCTGGACGAAGCTGGCGGATCTCACCGGGCGGGAGCCCTATTATCCCCTGACGCTGGCCTCTTACGTGTTCTACGACTGGAAAGTTTCCTCTGAGAAGGCGAAACGGGAGCTGGGGTTCGAACCGACGCCTTTTGAAGAAGGAGCCAGGCGGACCCTCGAGTGGTACTGGAGCCAGGGGATCCTGCCCCCGCCTCGGAGAAGATGA
- a CDS encoding iron ABC transporter permease — MSRRDLLLIPLLLFFAVFYLYPLVSILRLSLAPEGIIRWEVMAQTLRGAAFWRVLGFTVGQAALSTGVTLALGLPLTGLFARYPFPGRGWWQAMATVPFVLPTVVVAAAFTALLGPRGWVNQILMAALGLSEPPISFLNTLTAIVVAHVFYNLTLVLRIVGNAWAHLDPTLEMAARTLGADRWQTLRRVTLPLLMPAILAATALVFLFDFTSFGVVLLLGGPRYATLEVEIYRQAVGLFNLPVAATLALTQLGLTFGILAIYARLQARLTFPLEWRPAASTTRPPRGGLERVGVGLGLAVLFLWIGLPLLALVLRSLTPMTLRKPGEAAVYTGWITLGYYRELWINRRGSVTYIPPIEAVRNSLVFAVAVTVLSLLLGGLAAYGMAGRRRRWLDPLLMLPLSTSAVTLGFGFLVGFSRPPTFLEAWPGIVEALMALRTSPLLVVIAHTLIAYPFVVRILLPAMEGMNPRWREAAMTLGASPWRVWWYVEAPLLGRALLTAAIFAFCVSLGEFGATALIARPTMTTMPLAIARFLSQPGELNLGQAMAMSTLLLLLTFFGILLIERFRYRGIGTF, encoded by the coding sequence ATGTCCCGCCGGGATCTTCTGTTGATTCCCCTGCTGTTGTTTTTTGCGGTGTTCTATCTTTACCCACTGGTTTCGATCCTGCGCCTGAGCCTGGCCCCTGAAGGGATCATCCGCTGGGAGGTCATGGCTCAAACGCTTCGAGGGGCCGCCTTCTGGAGGGTCCTGGGGTTCACGGTGGGTCAGGCGGCGCTTTCCACCGGCGTCACCCTGGCGCTGGGTCTGCCTTTAACAGGCCTCTTCGCTCGCTATCCCTTTCCGGGCCGGGGCTGGTGGCAGGCGATGGCGACCGTGCCTTTCGTCCTGCCAACCGTCGTGGTGGCGGCCGCCTTCACCGCGCTCCTGGGCCCCCGGGGCTGGGTGAACCAGATCCTGATGGCCGCGCTGGGTCTCTCAGAGCCGCCGATCTCTTTCCTCAACACCCTGACCGCCATCGTGGTCGCTCATGTGTTCTACAACCTTACGCTGGTGCTGCGCATCGTCGGGAACGCCTGGGCCCATCTGGATCCGACACTGGAGATGGCGGCTCGCACCCTGGGGGCGGACCGCTGGCAAACCCTGCGACGGGTGACGCTTCCCCTTCTGATGCCGGCGATCCTGGCGGCGACGGCGCTGGTGTTCCTCTTCGACTTCACCAGCTTCGGTGTCGTGCTGTTGCTGGGCGGCCCCCGATACGCCACGCTGGAGGTGGAAATCTACCGGCAGGCGGTTGGCCTCTTCAACCTTCCCGTTGCCGCCACCCTGGCCCTGACTCAGCTGGGGCTGACCTTCGGGATCCTGGCGATCTATGCTCGCCTCCAGGCCCGGCTCACGTTCCCGCTGGAATGGCGGCCGGCGGCTTCCACAACCCGCCCGCCGCGCGGGGGGCTGGAGCGCGTGGGAGTGGGTTTGGGGCTGGCGGTGCTTTTCCTGTGGATCGGGCTGCCGTTGCTGGCGCTGGTCTTGCGTTCGCTCACCCCAATGACCCTCCGCAAGCCGGGGGAGGCGGCGGTCTACACCGGATGGATCACCCTGGGTTATTATCGGGAGCTGTGGATTAACCGGAGGGGGTCCGTCACGTATATTCCGCCGATCGAGGCGGTGCGCAACTCCCTGGTCTTCGCCGTCGCGGTCACGGTGCTCTCGCTTCTGCTGGGGGGGCTGGCGGCTTACGGGATGGCCGGCCGCCGCCGTCGCTGGCTGGATCCTCTGCTGATGCTTCCCCTTTCGACTTCTGCGGTCACGCTGGGGTTCGGGTTCCTGGTGGGGTTCAGCCGTCCTCCGACGTTTCTGGAGGCGTGGCCAGGGATCGTGGAAGCCCTCATGGCGCTGCGTACCTCGCCGCTTCTGGTGGTGATCGCCCACACGCTGATCGCCTATCCCTTTGTGGTGCGCATTCTCCTGCCGGCGATGGAGGGGATGAACCCTCGCTGGCGGGAGGCGGCGATGACCCTGGGGGCTTCCCCCTGGCGGGTCTGGTGGTATGTGGAAGCCCCGCTGCTGGGGCGGGCGCTGCTCACGGCCGCGATCTTCGCCTTCTGCGTCTCCCTGGGGGAGTTCGGCGCCACCGCCCTGATCGCCCGGCCGACGATGACCACCATGCCCCTGGCCATCGCCCGCTTCCTGAGCCAGCCCGGCGAGCTGAACCTGGGCCAGGCGATGGCGATGAGCACGCTGTTGCTCCTCCTCACCTTCTTCGGTATCCTTCTCATCGAGCGCTTTCGGTATCGAGGCATCGGGACGTTTTAG